From Daucus carota subsp. sativus chromosome 6, DH1 v3.0, whole genome shotgun sequence:
GGGCAGACAGAGTGCCAATCAACAACTTTTAGCGATAACACCATGTAAAAGTAGATTTAATAATGATAGATAAATGATATATCCGGCCCTTCAAGGATATCAAGATATGCCTATTACAAAAGGCATGTACACTTGTATAGTGCTGAATAAAAAAAACTTCACTAGGACATTAACACTTGATAGAGtttaaatcaatcaaacaacttAAACCAACTATTGTGATTCTTTTTGCATAGCATTTTTAGTTTGTTAATACAAGTCCAGTTGCTAGCATGAACTTAAACAAAAGCAAAAACTACACCACCAATTATATGCCTAACTCTCTTCACCTGACCTTGGTCTAGTGGGAGCTCATAACAGTAGAATTTGTAGAATccagatgacaacaaagatagGTAAAAGTATCCAGAAATTAAGCCTCAACAACTACCACAATGTACAGCTGATAAGAATAATAGAAAGCCAAAGGGAGAAACCAACAAAACAACCAAAACAGGAACTTACCATTCCAGTAGAACTTGGGAGAGACAATACAAATTTGTGATCATAGTTGTAATCTTTCGTCAAGAGGTCTGCACAAAAGCAAGCAATTCTCTACATCAACCGACTTGGTAGTTCCACATTTGTAgctaataaaaacaatataataCGCAGGACATGTTTGACATTGTTTTTACACAGGACTACTTCACTACAATACAATGCTGATAAATAAAAAGTTTCACCGATAAATAGTTAAATACAGATACTAAAGTGTTTGACCACACAGTAGGTATTATCCAGTGttcacaaaaattaaattaaaaacaaaaagttgTTGTGAGAGAAACAGAAGAAATACAATTACCTGGTTAAACATTATAACAAGCAACTAGTCCTAAGATACAGAACATTGTATAGGTATAATTATATTGCACAGATAAACAACTACAAAAATAACAATACAGAAAGGATAAGTTAATTTGTGCTCAGGAAACAAAGACCTAGCAAACAACAAACAGAAGTATGACTTCAAAATTACCTTTTGCACGCTTGCCAATATATGAATAGGGTGCAGGACCATTTCCCATCTTGATTGGAGCGATGGCACCAAACTCACAACCTGATGAGCCACATTCCAGATAACAAATGCAAGTTACAAAAtctcaataaaattttaagtaacTATATTAAAGGAATTCTTCTAAAAacccaatatatataaattagataGACAAAGAATGGTGTAAAAGGGATAATGGCAATGGAATCAAAAGTTATTTGTTTATGAAAAAACCTTCAGATAGAAAGTGTATGAGCAATCTCTCTAGATCACCGGAAAAGCATctaattaagaaaaaataattctcAATTTCTAACCAAACGAATATGCAGTGATAACAATTGCAATCAGCTTGCACTTAAAGCCTTATCACCTTTGAGCTATAGCATACAAGTACAAAGGATTGAGTCTAAGATATATATGACCTGAAGTGCAAATGGGGGTTAAATCTACAACACTCGCTAGTAACTACCCATGATGCATGCTAAAATCATTTCATGGTGTAAATCACATATATCACAAAACATAAGCAGCTAAATATATAATGCAAATGTTCATCTGACAAAGCTGAAAATACTACATACTAAACacaaaaaacaaactaaaatgagataacaaatactaaaataatgtgtgtgtgcgcgcgcgcagggggagggggggggggggttatttagctgattaaaaaattaaatccgAACCAGTTACCAGCAATTACCCGTGATCTCAATTACAATCTAGACAAATTTCCTAAAATTGCTCGTTTGCATTAACGATTCATTAGAAAACCCCCTTTATGTTCCTGCACTCTTCCGCTTTCTCTGCACTCATTAATCTACACAAGGCATAAATTACTTCCGCCGTTACTAGAAGTACTCACGCATAAAGTTTTTTACACTATCGTGAATCACAAATACCTCCAAATGCAcactaaaaaaaaatcatcattgCCTAAAATCACAATCTAGACAAATTTCCTAAAATTGCTCGTTTACATCAGCGATTCATTGAGAAAACTCCTTCACTTCTTTTCTATATTCCCTCAACTCTTCAACTTCCTCTCCACTCAATCTACACAAGGCATAAATTACTCGCGCATAAAGTTTTTCATAAATCACAAATACCTCCAAATGCACAATCGAAAAAATCTCGCCAGACTGTCTGAAAACCTAAAACTACACCAACAAAACTagcaacaatatatatatatatatatatatatatatatatatatattcagtgAAATGGACACATATACATAACGAATTAACATGAAGCTTGTGTGCGCgagtatttaaaatttcataaacgGCTGTAAAAACTTACAAATAGCAGTAGCTATAACACATTAAAAAACTAGTAGACAGCACAAACATATGATCAATTATAGGTTTATAATCGAgataaaaaacaataataatatatcgaATCTTACGGAGAAAAATTGAAATCGGCGAAGATCCTGATGGGGCTCTTCTGCCGATTCAGGAACGCCGCGagttgagtgtgtgtgtgtgtgttttagggACGTGGAgagatttgatttgatttgatttgatttggagGGGAGGGGCTGAACAAATTTGCAGCGGTGAGAATGTGTAATATCTGTGCGCCTTGCCTGGCTGTACCTAGGTTGAATCGGGACTTATTCTATTTGACTTTTTTGCCCTCGGTGTTTTATGAAAATTAGGGGTAAAATCACGCGCTCGGGCGGGATAAATGATTtttattgaaaacaaattttggCAGTCTGTTTTGAATGATTATTGACAGAATTTTCATATGAATAAATTATCTTATGTTTCATTTAGTAGCAAGTGACattttgtgacaaaaaaaaaaaattgcgtGACAATTATATGGACAATATAATTTcagaaaaattcaaatatttataataagtcgaataatattttagttcaaattttttttatgtcgTAATAATTCAGGACATGTTTAATCAGCTTCAAACTCCAACTCCAACGATGTGTCTCATGtccattatatatttaatattttattatcaaatattttttccataattagaaaataatataaaatagagagaaagaaaatgtgcagtactttattaaaatatttcaacCACATTCACAAAACTCggttgcatatatagttgttGGTTGTTGTCAATTTGCGAATTTAATAtccgtatttttgtaaaaaattcaaaaaataatattcttacaatttttataaaaaattacaatattttagCAAAAAACTTTGTAGATTTGGGTATTTGTGAAAAACACCTACTTTTTtctgaaagttttttttttatatttcaaaacttttcaagaataatattttaataatgtaaaatatgACAGTGATTCAGGTGAGAACGTGTTGTTTAAGAGAACAGTGAGAACAATTATTCTCCACTTctagaaaaattattttgaaaagttccaatttttgaatattatattgttCTGCTGCATCAGAAAGTGATGGGACCCCTTAACTATTtaaggaaagttttgtaatttaaaaaatggATGGGATAGCCAaataaggaaactgtaaagaatctggtggaatggagggagtattacaccCGCTACTTTCCTCCGCTATCTCAAATCattaagggtctgtttgggattgCTGTTTAAAATTGCTGTTGCTGTGAGTAAAAGTGCTGTTTAAAAAAGTGTTGTTCATAAAAGCTgagactgtttggtaaatttgatttcaaatgtgTTGTTcaagtaaaaactaaaaataaactgtttggtaatttttttgttaaattgctGTTTGAAGTTatagttataattaaaataatattttattcattattttatagacaaaatattgaacaacaaattatagttatataaaataagaaactaaaaaattaattaagataaaatttaagttttcacaaagaaaaaaaatgataaaaattaagTCAAACTAAAACACTATAGGATTATCTttacaaaaaaaacacaataagaTTACGAGTCAAAGTCCAACTAAAACACCAGAGGAGTAATGGAGAATGAAGATGCATGATGCTTCCTTTATCTTAATGAAAAAGATATTTGTTGTTgtttactatatattattacaataaaaatattttataggtGTACTGCAAGTTTTATTAACATCTGCAATTTATTAATActgctttttttaaaaaaaaataactaatttttttataatgtatcaggtttttaaaagaatatatgttattaatatatatatatatatatatatatatatatatatatatatatatttaatttgtaataatatatatttcataaattcatttataagttattaaagtcAATCTCttcattaaactaaaaaaatataaagtaagtaatgatatacaaatcatattttaaatataaaattatgtaggaataactattaaaatttatgattaaaaactatattctatttgcaaaactatataattaaagtgaaatattttcaaaagtaacttatcatttattttttatattcaaatataaaataaaataatttttaatattacgtAATTTTAAATGCTTAACGGACAATAATAATCCAgattagaataaaaaaaaatatttcataagtGTGTACTatttgttttgttgttttgttttaataaCAAAAACAATTGCATGTGCTAGGGTTTGATGACAGGACTTGTAATAGCGGCGAGCAACAGCTGCTTTTGTGAAAAACAGGGGTATACATGCTTTCtgtaaaagctgcttttagacaAAAGAAAAAGCTGTTTTGGACGTTACCAAACAACTTTGTACCAGCTTATTGACAAAAAACTGCTGTTGTGGTTGACAACTACAACCCCAAACAGGCactaaatattgataggtcccaccactttacccacttttcatctaactttactcactttttatacattgtctgtccccctccaatgtaaagaattgagggggacagagggagtacataatTAAGAAATTTGTGGATTTAATTTTGTCTCATTCGTAAAATTTAATTCGATTACGCCATTACGGTATTATAAGTCCATTAAAGTAGATAGCTGTGATTGAACTTAAATCATTACATTAAACGGCTAATTTGGCGAAGGTCTAGATCAATGTTGACTAGTATAATTCCCTTCCATTTCGATTTGGCGAAGGTCTAGATCAATGACAGTTGACTAGTATAATTCCCTTCCACTTCGGATGCTCCAGCCTCCAGCCCAGTGCTACGTGGGAACACCACCCGGATGATCACAGCGCTAGTTTTTTATAGAAACGAATGAAATTCCGAAATATAACAAACTATatgctaaaatattttattaaataaaataccaaatgaattttttttacttacTTTTGTCCATGAATAAAAACTTCTTTATCATGTAATTGCGATGTTTGGCCAGTTGGGTCCTCAGCTGACTAATTATAACTGTACACACCAACATGTGATTAATGAAAAAGACGATATAATCATGATTTGTAGAGAGTATACTTGATCAAAATTTGACCACTTCAATGGCTTGCTGCAGACATATCTTATATGATACTTAATTCATAAGTTTTAACTACAGGTTCTCTTCGTCCCCACGTAAATCTCTCATGAACATTCCCTGAAGCTTCTCCGTACAGTACATCTCGCAAGCTATATATTCATCACATCCACATCTCATACATTCAATTTACTATTGAGGTACTCCACGATTACTACTACCGTACAACAAAATCGAGTTTCGAGCACGACACATATTCGAGTATCGCAAAGCAACAAGCAACAAGATGTTACAGAAGCTGAGGAACGCGGTGAAGAAGGTGCAGGTTTTACTAAATATTAACCTAAATATATGGAGAATCGCTTCGATCTTGAGTAATAATGCTTCGTTACCAAGAAGGCAAAAAACACTTAGCTTCAACGACAGGCCAGGGTTAAGAGCATGCACGGATGATTTTAGCTCAACTTTTTCCAGTAATGACGAAATTCGTCAACTATCtggttctttttcttcttcctctCCTTCTCCGTCTTCTTCGCGTTCTTCGACGAGTAGTCGAAGAATCGAAAGGACTACGAGTTGTCCGTCTGAGGACGATATCGACAACAGAGCCGAGTTGTTCATAAACAATTTTAGACGGAGGCTTCTTATGGAAAGACAGGCTTCTTTGCAGTTGCGGTATATGAGAGGGAATAGTttcaatcaaaatttagttTACGCTTCTCCTTGATTAATGATCGACGAAGATAATAATGATGGAGTGTTCTGCGTTTTATGAGATCAGAATTTTCATCGCCATTTGCACATGTCagcaaatttcaaatttttttttgttctttttgtgGTTTAGCTTGCAATGAAAGTCAAATGCAGCGTACGATTCTTTGATGattgtattttttattattgtatagAAGAAGAGTAATCGATTTGGATTGTGCCCAGtcgtcctcttttttttttttcttaggaTCAACCTTTTTTTTCCATCTGTTTTGTATCATGTTAGGTTTGGAATTCTTATTACCGACGAGAGAGTCAGATTTATGGGGGTGAATAAAGATTATCACAAGGTTTGTTTATGtagaaattattttttgaacttgacaaataaaaatcattttCCCATTAGCAGATCATAAATTTTTACTGATCATGTAAGATAGTATTCTCTCGGTCCCTTATTACTTTTCTTGTTTCCGTTTGACACGTTTGCCTATACATACTTTTGATCcttaatatcattaatttcgtattaatcttaaatataaaaactttattaaagtacttgtgaatgcgaatccaacaagatcactcacgactatattttgtcatatagattagacgtaaattagtaattagtctcatgttatgaacagttccaacatatcaaacgagaaaagaataaagaaacggagggagtaatatattatgtttattttatgtaataaaattcacccaactaaattaaattttattttaagtctaaagttttaaaatataaataatcaattttaaaacatatatatttccaattgttaaaatatttaagtgCAATCCCGCTTTACACATCATTTTCGAACccgtttttataaaatatactcacATCGGTGAGTGCGGCCTTCTTATAAAATGATGGAGAACGTAAATAAAACTGGCTGCTTCATTGAGCCTCGCAAGTCGCAAGTCGTATGTATCTCATTTGCATCCTCACAATTTCAACAACTGTTTTATCACCCATTTGTCGAAGTTGTTTgaagagaattttttttaatttaattatattttgttttggtCACAAGTGAAGGAAGCAAATTATTTTCACTTTTTCTTTAATAACGAAGATCTAGCAAATTGTTAAATACCCTCACTTTTGCGTCTTTACTAAGTCCCACATTCggattttatcataaaaaaacaAGAATATCTTTCCAGCCCAACAATAAGGTTCATGGTTTCAAACATCTACAGTCAAGGAGCCCAGCCCAGCCTCCTGTTCTTTTAAAACATTTTCatttgaattaatatatttctaaaatttctttatataatagacattatatttttaattaattaatatattatatattaatttttttcattatttttgtttcagttttttaatacaataattttaattgtatttaattttttgaaaaatataatcagATACTCccccgtccctcccatttctttacacttttgttttttggatgtcccatccaattctttacatttcaaaacttaccaaaagtagtcaatggatcccaccacttctccacttttcttttcttttcacactacttttacactactattttctttttatacattaaaaatcaatgagtcccaccactttacccacttttcttcctcttttcaacaaatttatacatatttcttaacctccgtgcccaacccattcgataagaaatgggagggacggagggagtatcaaatattattaggatatatatttttgaattttatatctaattttaaatatataaaaattaattttgatttttattgtaaataaaaacaaaaatttataatataaataaaatattagataaaaatattccttatacatttatataaactATGTGTTAAAAATATGATTGTAAAAATCAGAAATCAGAACTACTCAATCGATTCAggatttgttaaaaaattataaaatatatttttgatatatccgagaattttaattaaataagaaTGTAAtcgaaaattttattttcaaataattaataagtaatttttgaataaattatttttttaaaactatagTTAAAAGGGTTATATCCATTAAGTTGTTACCATTAATGCGGGGACAGGTGTCACAGGACACAGAATCAGCCGAGCTACCCCCACTTATTTGACAAGTGGCTGTTTGGATGTAAGAAGCTGGGGCTCTTTTTAAGTAGAAGTGTGCTCCTGATTCTGGGTCTAGGTTTTGGTTAAGAAATCTGGGATCTTCTTTTCAAGTTTGGACATACTCCTCGCTCAGGTAATTCACGAGCCTTTTTGACTGGTGTGTTTTCACTTTTACTTACCCAATCCCAGTTATAATTGCTTCGATTTCCTATGTTTTTACAGTTGTAATTGCTTCTATTTACTTTTTAGTTACTCAAAATATGAGATATTTGTGCTACATCAGTGTAAACTGTAAAGCCAAGATTTTGATCCAAGAATTAGCAACAATCAAGCACAAACACTGAAATTGAAAATACCCATTAGAGAATAGTAGATAAAGAAGAGAAAGATTGCACCTTTTGGAACATCTGAGGTAAAATAGAGACAAGTGAGGGAAGCTTAGATACGAAACCAGTAAAATGATTTCTAAATATTACTAGAATGTAAGATTTTAATAAGACGGagtgaaattattttatatatatttgggtaatattatctttaattttaGTGTTTGCGCAGCGATATGTTGTTCTAGACTACAATGGGCTTTAAGTAATTGTGTTAGACTACTCATTCTTTTTACTTCGATTATGTAGATGGCAGGATCATTCAAGTGGACAGAAGATTTACATGCACTCTTTGTTGAACTATGTGCTACTGAGGTGTTCAAGGGCAATCAGGTTGGGGCAAGTTTAAGCAAAGAAGCTTGGGCTAGGGTGCGTAAAGAACTTACCGCACAAAAGAAAGTGGTGTGCGTTCATAAGCAGCTTAAGAATCACTGGGAAAAAATGAAAGATGAATATCAAACTTTTAAGAAACTAAAATTTGGGGAGAGTGGCTTGACCTGGAATGAGAGTACAAAAATGATTGAGGCACCGGAATTATGGTGGCTACAAAAGATACAGGTTATCCCTTAGTTGATGTCGTAGATATATTTCTCTGCTACCTGATTATTTACTCAGATCCTTTTGAATGCTGCCTGTGTAGTTTAGAAATATATACAACTGTGAAGAATCTTGTACTATTAAAAGGTGTTTTGTGCTGTTTCTCTTGTATGTCATTCGAATCAGAGTCCTCTTTGGTCTTTAAAGGGACTCGTCACAactgttttattaaaaaaaagtatagCAGACCCTGAAACTGTGATCCTGCTAGAAGCTGCATAATAAAGATAGATCAAATATTGACAAATAATTCGAAGTTAGAACTCTGGCCTGCCTCTCCAGGGCTGATAATGGACTTCCCTCGAGTTAAAGCATAAGCTTTGATCAGGCATATCAAAAATTGCGCAGGTTTGCTGCGTGACTAAGTCAAAACAAATGATCTTAGGATTGCTGCGTGAATAAGATTTCCAATTCTATTGTGACTCAAGAAAGATAATTACTTATTTGCACACTTCCTTCCTTTTGATTATATGCATCTGATAAACAAATTTTTGTATGACAGGTGAAtcctaaattcaaaaaattcagGAACAAGGATCTGTCCCTTATCATGACTTATTACGAGACTTTGTTCGGTAACATTGTTGCTACTGGTGAAAGGGCAAGGACTGCAGACACGTACTCTGCAGTTAATCTTGAAACTGGTGTGGAGTTTACCGATGATGCAGGTGATGATGGAAAGGAAGGCATTGGTGATAGCGAGGACAATAACATGCAATTACCGCCTAATCTGTTTCCATCCACCTCACTCAAATTTGGTAAAAGTAGAGGTTCGAAGCGGAAGAGATCAGGGGTAGAAATGATATGCGATTGCTTAGACAGGCTAGTTGCTGCAATGTCTTCAAGAAGCACTCAGTCAACTGCTGCACAGCTGAAAGCGGCTAATGACAATGCTGCCTTAAAAGAGGCATTTGATATACTTAATAATATGGAGCAGGAGCAGGTTATTCCTGGCAGCGATTTATATTGTTTTGCGGCCCAAGTCTTTATGCATGACAGGCATAACAGGTGCTTCTTTCTAAAGGCACCCAGTAATGATGTTCGCCTTCAACAGCTACTCTATGCATTTAAAGCTGCAGGGCACAACTTTGGCGGCCAGTGAGTGTGCCCATATACAGCCTTGTGGCAACTAACGGTTAGCAGTAACGGATTGTAATAGATGTTTTGATTGAAGCGGTTAGCAGTAATGGATTATATTAGATGTTTTGATTGAAGCAGTTGTATTTTCACTAGCAAATTGAAATAGTTGTTTTGTGTGAAATTGTTGGTAAATagtgttttgactagctgattaaaACAGTTAGTTGTTTTGTACGAAACTGTTTGATTTTTTGAGTATGAATAGTTatttcaattcacaaataacAAACATTAATATTAACGAACTTATATGATCAAActtttaatataattcaaatttctaATTTTCACTCAAACTTCTGCCTTCCTAACTTCGAACAAGGTCATATAAATCTGTAAGCCGGCTGAGATTTTTCCGTTCTACTACTTTATTAAAGGCTTAAATTAACACTTCACTTTGTTGCAACTTCACGGTCATGCCCGCGTAT
This genomic window contains:
- the LOC108225577 gene encoding L10-interacting MYB domain-containing protein, whose translation is MAGSFKWTEDLHALFVELCATEVFKGNQVGASLSKEAWARVRKELTAQKKVVCVHKQLKNHWEKMKDEYQTFKKLKFGESGLTWNESTKMIEAPELWWLQKIQVNPKFKKFRNKDLSLIMTYYETLFGNIVATGERARTADTYSAVNLETGVEFTDDAGDDGKEGIGDSEDNNMQLPPNLFPSTSLKFGKSRGSKRKRSGVEMICDCLDRLVAAMSSRSTQSTAAQLKAANDNAALKEAFDILNNMEQEQVIPGSDLYCFAAQVFMHDRHNRCFFLKAPSNDVRLQQLLYAFKAAGHNFGGQ